Genomic window (Streptomyces sp. NBC_01431):
ATCGACTGGGCGTCGACGCCGAAGTGGCGGCGGGCCGCCTCACGGGTGTCGGAGAGGCCGAAGCCGTCCGCGCCGAGCGAGGACCAGTCCTGCTGGACCCACTGCGCGATCTGGTCCGGGACCTGGCGCATGTAGTCGGAGACCGCGAGGACGGGGGAGTCCACACCCTCAAGTGCCTTCTGCACGAAGGGAATTCGCTCCTCGCCGCGCAGCAGGGCCGCATCGGCTTCGAGGGCGTCGCGGCGCAGCTCGGTCCAGGAGGTGGCGGACCACACGTCGGCTGCCACGCCCCACTCCTCGGCGAGCAGCTTCTGTGCCTGAAGCGCCCAGTGGATCGCGGTGCCAGAGCCGAGCAACTGGATGCGGGGGGCGTTGGCCAGTGCCGTGTGGCCTGCCGTTTCCGCCGTGTTGAAGCGGTACAGGCCCTTGACGATGCCCTCGTCGATGCCCGCGGGCTTCGCCGGCTGAGGCATCGGCTCGTTGTAGACGGTGAGGTAGTAGAAGACGTCCCGGTCCTCGCCCGGGGCCGCCTCGCCGTACATCCGGCGCAGACCGTCCTTGACGATGGCCGCGACCTCGTAGGCGAAGGCCGGGTCGTAGGACATGGCCGCCGGGTTGGTCGCCGCGATCACCGGGGAGTGACCGTCCGCGTGCTGGAGACCCTCACCGGTCAGCGTCGTACGACCGGCGGTGGCTCCCACCAGGAAGCCGCGGCCGAGCTGGTCGCCGAGCTGCCACATCTGGTCGGCCGTGCGCTGCCAGCCGAACATCGAGTAGAAGATGTAGAAGGGGATCATCGCTTCGCCGTGCGTGGAGTACGCGCTGGACGCGGCGATGAAGTCGGCCATCGAGCCGGCCTCGGTGATGCCCTCGTTGAGGATCTGGCCGTCCTTGGCCTCGCGGTAGTACATCAGCTGGTCGCGGTCGACCGGCTCATACGTCTGGCCCTTGGGCGAGTAGATGCCGAGCGAGGGGAACAGCGACTCCATGCCGAAGGTGCGGGCCTCGTCCGGGACGATCGGGACCCAGCGCTTGCCGGTCGTCTTGTCGCGGATCAGGTCCTTCATCAGCCGGACGAACGCCATGGTGGTGGCCATGGACTGGCTGCCGGAGCCCTTGTCGAACGCCGCGAACGACTTGTCGGCCGGGGCCGGCAGCGGGGCGATCGCGTGGCTGCGGCGGGCCGGGGCCGGACCGCCGAGCGCGGCGCGGCGCTCCTGGAGGTAGCGGACCTCGGGGGAGTCGGCGCCGGGGTGGCCGTAGGGGACCTGACCGTCCACGAACTGGTCGTCGGAGATGGGGAGTTCAAGAAGGTCACGCATGTTCTTGAACTCGTCGTTGGTGAGCTTCTTCATCTGGTGGTTCGCGTTCTTGGACGCGAAGCCCTCACCGAGGGTGAAGCCCTTGACCGTCTGGGCCAGGATGACGGTCGGCGCACCCTTGTGGGACAGGGCGGCCTTGTAGGCGGCGTACACCTTGCGCGGCTCGTGGCCACCGCGCGAGAGGTGGAAGCACTCAAGGATCTTGTCGTCGGAGAGCAGCTTCGCCATCTCGACGAGCGCCGGGTCCTTGCCGAAGAAGTCCTCGCGGATGTAGGCCGCGTCGCGCGTCTGGTACGTCTGCACCTGGGCGTCGGGGACCTCGCGCAGGCGGCGGACCAGGGCGCCGGTGGTGTCGAGCTGGAAGAGCTCGTCCCAGGCGCCGCCCCACAGCGACTTCACGACGTTCCAGCCGGCGCCGCGGAACTGGGCCTCCAGCTCCTGCACGATCTTGAAGTTGGCGCGGACCGGGCCGTCCAGGCGCTGGAGGTTGCAGTTGATGACGAAGGTCAGGTTGTCCAGACCCTCGCGGGCGGCGAGCGCGAGGGCCGCCGTCGACTCGGGCTCGTCCATCTCGCCGTCACCGAGGAACGCCCACACGTGGGAGTTCGAGACGTCCTTGATGTTCCGGTTGGTGAGGTACCGGTTGAAGCGCGCCTGGTAGATCGCGGAGAGCGGGCCCAGTCCCATGGAGACGGTCGGGAACTCCCACAGCCAGGGCAGGCGGCGCGGGTGCGGGTAGGACGGCAGGCCGTCGCCGGCGGACTCCTGGCGGAACTTGTCGAGGTGCGCCTCGGTCAGGCGGCCGTCGAGGAAGGCGCGGGCGTAGATGCCGGGCGAGGCGTGACCCTGGATGTAGAGCTGGTCACCGGAGCCGTCGCCCTCCTTCCCGCGGAAGAAGTGGTTGAAGCCGGTCTCGTACAGCCAGGCCGCGGACGCGAAGGTCGCGATGTGGCCGCCGACGCCGTACTTCGAGCCCCGGGTCACCATGGCCGCCGCGTTCCAGCGGTTCCACGCGGTGATCCGGCGCTCCATCTCCTCGTCGCCGTCGATGACGGGCTCCGCGGAGGACGGAATGGTGTTGACGTAGTCCGTCTCCAGCAGCTTCGGCAGGGCCAGGCCCGCGCCTTCGGCGTGCTGAAGCGTGCGGCGCATCAGATACGCGGCCCGATGCGGGCCAGCGGCCTTGGCGACGGCATCGAGGGAGGCCGCCCACTCGGCGGTCTCCTCGGTGTCACGGTCCGGGAGCTGGTCGAGCTCGCTCGGAAACTTGGCTACGGGGTCGATCATGATCGCCGCCTTCCGGACAGGAGGGGGGTGGAGAAAAAGGGGCCTTTGTCTGGCAGGACGGGGCCTTGGACTGGTGAGTCCGCCGTTGACTGTAAGCCGACGATCGATGATCGATCAAAGCGTTGAGCCAAAAACTTCTTCGAATCGCGAAAGTCGGCACAGGGTGCCGCCCATCAGGGCACGCGGTGCCTTGGATTTCCAGGTGGTCGGGAAGGCGCCGCGCAGGTCAGGCGCTGCGCGGCGCGCACCCCAGGACATGGGCCTTCACCAGCGTGCCGATGGCCGGATCCCGCCGCCGGAACGCCGCGACGAGGTCCGCGTGCTCTTCGGCGTACGACTTCTGCACGGTGCCGAGCCACCGGATCGACAGGGCGGTGAACACCTCGATGCCGAGGCCCTCCCATGTGTGCAACAGCACACTGTTGTTGGCCGCCCGCACCAGTTCCCGGTGGAAACCGACGGTGTGCCGCACCTGGGCGGTGCCGTCGGCCGCCCGGTCCGCCTCGTACAGCGCCGCCACGTGCGGCTCCAGGGCCGAGCAGTCCTCGGCGAGCCGCTCGGCCGCCAGCTCGGCCGCGATCTGCTCAAGACCGGCCCGCACCGGATAGCTCTCCTCCAGGTCGGCCGCGCTCAGATTCCGCACCCGGACGCCCTTGTTGGGCGCCGACTCGATGAGACGCAGGCTCTCCAGCTCACGCAGGGCCTCCCGTACGGGGGTCTGACTGACCTGGAGCTCCACCGCGATGCGCCGCTCCACGATCCGCTCGCCGGGCTTCCAGCGGCCGCTGACGATCCCCTCCACGATGTGCTCGCGGATCTGCTCGCGCAGCGAGTGGACGACGGGCACGGTCATGGGGGCTCCTTAAGGCGAGCGGTGACCTCCAAACAATACGGCCGCGCCCCCGCCCGGAAGAGCCCCGGGCGAGGGCGCGGCCGCTGGTGAGACGAGTCTTACAACCGCCTCGGCGTGCCTTGTGAGCCTTACAGGCCGAGCTCGACCTCGAACTCGCCGGCCTCCAGGATCGCCTTGACAGCCGTCAGGTAGCGGGCCGCGTCGGCGCCGTCCACCAGACGGTGGTCGTAGGAGAGCGCCAGGTACGTCATGTCACGGACGCCGATGACGGTGCCCTCGGCGGTCTCGATGACCGCCGGACGCTTGACGGTGGCGCCGATGCCCAGGATGGCGACCTGGTTCGGGGGCACGATGACCGTGTCGAACAGCGCACCGCGCGAACCGGTGTTGCTGATCGTGAAGGTCGCGCCGGACAGCTCGTCCGGGGTGATCTTGTTGCCGCGGACCTTGCCGGCCAGCTCGGCCGTGGCCTTGGAGATGCCGGCCAGGTTGAGGTCGCCCGCACCCTTGATGACCGGGGTCATCAGACCCTTCTCGGAGTCCACGGCGATGCCGATGTTCTCCGAGTCGAAGTACGTGATGGTGCCCTCGTCCTCGTTGATCCGGGCGTTGACGACCGGGTGGGCCTTCAGCGCCTGGGCCGCCGCCTTCACGAAGAACGGCATCGGGGACAGCTTGACGCCCTCACGCGCGGCGAAGGAGTCCTTCGCCTGGTTGCGCAGCTTCATCAGCTTCGTGATGTCGACCTCGACGACCGTGGTCAGCTGGGCCTGCGTGTGCAGCGCCTTCATCATGTTGTCGCCGATGACCTTGCGCATGCGGGTCATCTTGACCGTCTGACCGCGCAGCGGGGACGCCTCGACGGACGGGGCGGCCTTCTTCGCGGCGGGAGCGGCGGCCGGGGCGGGAGCCTTGGCGGCCTCCGCGGCGGCGATGACGTCCTGCTTGCGGATGCGGCCGCCGACGCCGGTGCCCTTGACCGCGCCCAGGTCCACACCGGACTCGGAGGCGAGCTTGCGGACCAGCGGCGTGACGTACGCGCCGTCGTCACCGGCGGTGGCGACCGGAGCCGGTGCCTGAGCCACCGGAGCCGGAGCGGCAGCGGGAGCCGGAGCCTGGGCGACCGGAGCCGGAGCGGCCGGGGCGGCGGTCGGAGCCGGTGCCGGAGCGGCCGGAGCCGGGGCGGCAACGGGGGCCGGAGCCGGGGCCGGGGCCGGGGCGGGCGCGGCGGCCGGAGCCGGAGCGGCCGGGGCCGGGGCCGGGGCGGCGGCCGGAGCCGCGCCCGGGGCGCCGATGACGGCCAGCTTGGCGCCGACCTCGGCGGTCTCGTCCTCGCCGACCACGATCTCCAGCAGGACACCGGCGACGGGCGCCGGGATCTCGGTGTCGACCTTGTCGGTGGAGACCTCGAGCAGCGGCTCGTCCTCGGCCACCTCCTCGCCGACCTCCTTGAGCCAGCGCGTGACGGTGCCCTCGGTGACGCTCTCGCCGAGCGCGGGGAGGACGACGTCGGTGCCCTCGGCGGAGCCACCGCCGGAAGCGGCCTGGGCCGTGGGGGCCGGCGCGGGGGCGGCGGCCTCGGTGGAGGGCGTCGCCTGCGGGGCCGGGGCGGCCGGGGCCGCGGCCTGGGCCGGTGCCGGGGCGGCAGCCGGAGCACCGGTGCCGTCGTCGATGATGGCGAGCTCCGCGCCGACCTC
Coding sequences:
- the aceE gene encoding pyruvate dehydrogenase (acetyl-transferring), homodimeric type encodes the protein MIDPVAKFPSELDQLPDRDTEETAEWAASLDAVAKAAGPHRAAYLMRRTLQHAEGAGLALPKLLETDYVNTIPSSAEPVIDGDEEMERRITAWNRWNAAAMVTRGSKYGVGGHIATFASAAWLYETGFNHFFRGKEGDGSGDQLYIQGHASPGIYARAFLDGRLTEAHLDKFRQESAGDGLPSYPHPRRLPWLWEFPTVSMGLGPLSAIYQARFNRYLTNRNIKDVSNSHVWAFLGDGEMDEPESTAALALAAREGLDNLTFVINCNLQRLDGPVRANFKIVQELEAQFRGAGWNVVKSLWGGAWDELFQLDTTGALVRRLREVPDAQVQTYQTRDAAYIREDFFGKDPALVEMAKLLSDDKILECFHLSRGGHEPRKVYAAYKAALSHKGAPTVILAQTVKGFTLGEGFASKNANHQMKKLTNDEFKNMRDLLELPISDDQFVDGQVPYGHPGADSPEVRYLQERRAALGGPAPARRSHAIAPLPAPADKSFAAFDKGSGSQSMATTMAFVRLMKDLIRDKTTGKRWVPIVPDEARTFGMESLFPSLGIYSPKGQTYEPVDRDQLMYYREAKDGQILNEGITEAGSMADFIAASSAYSTHGEAMIPFYIFYSMFGWQRTADQMWQLGDQLGRGFLVGATAGRTTLTGEGLQHADGHSPVIAATNPAAMSYDPAFAYEVAAIVKDGLRRMYGEAAPGEDRDVFYYLTVYNEPMPQPAKPAGIDEGIVKGLYRFNTAETAGHTALANAPRIQLLGSGTAIHWALQAQKLLAEEWGVAADVWSATSWTELRRDALEADAALLRGEERIPFVQKALEGVDSPVLAVSDYMRQVPDQIAQWVQQDWSSLGADGFGLSDTREAARRHFGVDAQSIVVAALAQLARRGEVPVTAVKEARERYGL
- a CDS encoding GntR family transcriptional regulator encodes the protein MTVPVVHSLREQIREHIVEGIVSGRWKPGERIVERRIAVELQVSQTPVREALRELESLRLIESAPNKGVRVRNLSAADLEESYPVRAGLEQIAAELAAERLAEDCSALEPHVAALYEADRAADGTAQVRHTVGFHRELVRAANNSVLLHTWEGLGIEVFTALSIRWLGTVQKSYAEEHADLVAAFRRRDPAIGTLVKAHVLGCAPRSA
- the sucB gene encoding 2-oxoglutarate dehydrogenase, E2 component, dihydrolipoamide succinyltransferase, giving the protein MSVSVTLPALGESVTEGTVTRWLKAEGERVEADEPLLEVSTDKVDTEIPAPASGILASIKVAEDETVEVGAELAIIDDGTGAPAAAPAPAQAAAPAAPAPQATPSTEAAAPAPAPTAQAASGGGSAEGTDVVLPALGESVTEGTVTRWLKEVGEEVAEDEPLLEVSTDKVDTEIPAPVAGVLLEIVVGEDETAEVGAKLAVIGAPGAAPAAAPAPAPAAPAPAAAPAPAPAPAPAPVAAPAPAAPAPAPTAAPAAPAPVAQAPAPAAAPAPVAQAPAPVATAGDDGAYVTPLVRKLASESGVDLGAVKGTGVGGRIRKQDVIAAAEAAKAPAPAAAPAAKKAAPSVEASPLRGQTVKMTRMRKVIGDNMMKALHTQAQLTTVVEVDITKLMKLRNQAKDSFAAREGVKLSPMPFFVKAAAQALKAHPVVNARINEDEGTITYFDSENIGIAVDSEKGLMTPVIKGAGDLNLAGISKATAELAGKVRGNKITPDELSGATFTISNTGSRGALFDTVIVPPNQVAILGIGATVKRPAVIETAEGTVIGVRDMTYLALSYDHRLVDGADAARYLTAVKAILEAGEFEVELGL